Proteins encoded in a region of the Mycolicibacterium duvalii genome:
- a CDS encoding M50 family metallopeptidase translates to MMFAIGIVLFALAILLSVALHECGHMWVARATGMKVRRYFVGFGPTLWSTHRPNKLGQTEYGVKAVPLGGFCDIAGMTSVEELAPDERPYAMYKQKTWKRVAVLGAGPGMNFVIGLALIYMIAIVWGLPNLHQPTTAMVGETSCVKSEVTQGTLGDCITPSPAAAAGIEAGDVVVRVGDTPVATFDEMVSAVRALNGPTEFTVQRERDGQTREFTTTVDVTPSQRFVAGADGAPPQPTDVGTIGVTAASFAPTQYNPLAAVPATFAFTGDLAVELGKALAKIPTKVGALVESIGGGERDPETPISVVGASIIGGDTVDAGLWVAFWFFLAQLNFVLGAINLVPLLPFDGGHIAIAVFEKIRNLFRSARGILPAAPVNYLKLMPATYVVLVLVAGYMLLTVTADLVNPIRLFQ, encoded by the coding sequence ATGATGTTCGCGATCGGCATCGTGCTGTTTGCACTGGCCATCCTGTTGTCGGTGGCGCTGCATGAGTGCGGTCACATGTGGGTGGCCCGCGCCACCGGGATGAAGGTGCGTCGCTACTTCGTCGGTTTCGGCCCGACACTGTGGTCCACCCACCGGCCCAACAAGCTCGGTCAGACGGAGTACGGCGTCAAGGCGGTTCCGCTGGGCGGCTTCTGCGACATCGCCGGCATGACCTCGGTCGAGGAACTCGCGCCCGACGAGCGGCCCTACGCGATGTACAAGCAGAAGACCTGGAAGCGGGTGGCGGTGCTCGGCGCCGGCCCGGGGATGAACTTCGTCATCGGGCTGGCGCTGATCTACATGATCGCGATCGTCTGGGGCCTGCCGAACCTGCACCAGCCCACCACCGCCATGGTGGGGGAGACCTCGTGCGTGAAATCGGAAGTGACGCAGGGAACCCTGGGTGACTGCATCACCCCCAGCCCGGCGGCCGCGGCCGGCATCGAGGCCGGCGACGTCGTCGTCCGGGTCGGGGACACCCCGGTGGCCACCTTCGACGAGATGGTCTCGGCGGTGCGCGCGCTCAACGGACCGACCGAGTTCACCGTGCAGCGTGAGCGTGACGGTCAGACCCGCGAGTTCACCACCACGGTCGACGTCACCCCCAGCCAGCGCTTCGTCGCAGGCGCCGACGGGGCGCCCCCGCAACCCACCGACGTCGGCACGATCGGCGTCACCGCCGCCAGTTTCGCGCCGACGCAGTACAACCCGCTCGCGGCGGTGCCCGCGACGTTCGCATTCACCGGTGACCTCGCGGTCGAACTCGGCAAGGCGCTGGCCAAGATCCCGACCAAGGTCGGTGCGCTGGTCGAATCCATCGGCGGCGGCGAACGCGACCCCGAGACGCCGATCAGCGTGGTCGGGGCCAGCATCATCGGCGGTGACACCGTCGACGCCGGGCTGTGGGTGGCGTTCTGGTTCTTCCTGGCGCAGCTGAACTTCGTGCTCGGTGCGATCAACCTGGTGCCGCTGCTGCCGTTCGACGGCGGCCACATCGCGATCGCGGTGTTCGAGAAGATCCGCAACCTGTTCCGGTCTGCACGCGGGATCCTGCCGGCCGCGCCGGTGAACTACCTGAAGCTGATGCCCGCCACCTACGTCGTGCTGGTGCTGGTGGCCGGCTACATGCTGCTGACCGTGACCGCCGACCTGGTCAACCCGATCAGGTTGTTCCAATGA
- the dxr gene encoding 1-deoxy-D-xylulose-5-phosphate reductoisomerase: MTAAEQRDRVRVLILGSTGSIGTQALDVIADNPDRFEVVGLAAGGGNAELLARQRRQTGVTGIAVADPAAAATVGDVPFTGPRAATRLVESVAETTGVDVVLNALVGALGLEPTLAALATGARLALANKESLVAGGPLVLKAAAPGQIVPVDSEHSALAQCLRGGSAEEVAKLVLTASGGPFRGWTAEQLEDVTPEQAGAHPTWSMGPMNTLNSASLVNKGLELIETHLLFGVDYDRIDVVVHPQSIVHSMVTFTDGSTLAQASPPDMKLPIALALGWPARIPGAAPACDFSTASTWEFEPLDHDVFPAVELAREAGRRGGCLTAVYNAANEEAAQAFLDGRIRFPAIVRSVASVLRAADQWAAEPATVDEVLAAQHWARERVRRAVARETAGT, translated from the coding sequence GTGACGGCAGCCGAGCAGCGGGACAGAGTGCGGGTGCTGATCCTGGGCAGCACCGGATCGATAGGCACCCAGGCGCTCGACGTCATCGCCGACAACCCGGACCGTTTCGAGGTGGTGGGGCTGGCCGCCGGAGGCGGCAACGCCGAACTGCTGGCCCGCCAACGCCGCCAGACCGGGGTGACCGGCATCGCCGTGGCCGACCCGGCTGCGGCGGCCACCGTCGGCGATGTGCCGTTCACCGGCCCGCGGGCGGCGACCCGGCTCGTCGAGTCCGTCGCCGAGACCACGGGCGTCGACGTCGTGCTCAACGCGCTGGTCGGCGCGCTCGGGTTGGAACCCACCCTGGCCGCGCTGGCCACCGGCGCACGGTTGGCGCTGGCGAACAAGGAGTCTTTGGTGGCGGGGGGGCCGCTGGTGCTCAAGGCCGCGGCCCCGGGACAGATCGTGCCGGTGGATTCCGAGCATTCCGCGCTGGCGCAGTGCCTGCGCGGCGGCAGTGCCGAGGAGGTGGCCAAGCTGGTGTTGACCGCCTCCGGGGGGCCCTTCCGCGGCTGGACCGCCGAGCAGCTCGAGGACGTCACCCCGGAGCAGGCCGGGGCGCATCCGACTTGGTCGATGGGGCCGATGAACACCTTGAACTCGGCCTCGCTGGTGAACAAGGGCCTCGAGCTGATCGAGACCCATCTGCTGTTCGGTGTCGACTACGACCGCATCGACGTCGTCGTGCATCCGCAGTCGATCGTGCATTCGATGGTGACGTTCACCGACGGCTCGACGCTGGCACAGGCCAGCCCCCCGGACATGAAGCTGCCGATAGCGCTGGCGCTCGGCTGGCCGGCGCGGATCCCGGGGGCTGCCCCGGCATGCGACTTCAGCACCGCATCGACCTGGGAGTTCGAGCCCCTCGACCACGACGTCTTCCCCGCCGTGGAGCTGGCTCGCGAGGCCGGCCGGCGCGGCGGCTGCCTGACCGCGGTGTACAACGCGGCCAACGAGGAGGCCGCGCAAGCCTTCCTGGACGGTCGCATCCGGTTCCCGGCGATCGTGCGCAGCGTGGCATCGGTGCTGCGCGCTGCCGACCAGTGGGCCGCAGAACCCGCTACCGTGGATGAGGTGCTCGCCGCGCAGCACTGGGCTCGCGAGCGGGTCCGACGCGCGGTCGCGCGCGAAACCGCAGGTACATAA
- a CDS encoding fasciclin domain-containing protein — MITVHRKTVAAASLAAMAMFGAAACSSDSSTEATDTATTTTMAEQTTTSPAAPTTSAMADPAANLVGSGCAAYAEQVPEGPGSVAGMAADPVTVAASNNPMLTTLTQALSGQLNPDVNLVDTLNGDEFTVFAPTDDAFAKLDPATVDQLRTDSDLLTSILTYHVVPGQAAPDQVPGEHATVQGATLNVTGEGEGLMVNDARLVCGGVQTANATVYMIDTVLMPPAN, encoded by the coding sequence ATGATCACAGTTCACCGGAAGACGGTTGCCGCAGCGAGCCTGGCAGCCATGGCGATGTTCGGGGCCGCCGCCTGCTCCAGCGACAGCTCCACCGAGGCCACCGACACGGCCACCACCACCACGATGGCTGAGCAGACCACCACTTCGCCGGCGGCGCCGACCACCAGCGCGATGGCCGACCCGGCCGCCAACCTGGTCGGCAGCGGGTGCGCGGCCTACGCCGAGCAGGTGCCCGAAGGACCCGGTTCGGTGGCCGGAATGGCCGCGGACCCCGTGACCGTCGCGGCGTCGAACAACCCGATGCTCACCACCCTGACCCAGGCGCTCTCCGGTCAGCTGAACCCCGACGTCAACCTGGTGGACACCCTCAACGGCGACGAGTTCACCGTGTTCGCGCCGACCGATGACGCGTTCGCGAAGCTCGATCCGGCCACGGTGGATCAGCTGCGGACCGACTCCGATCTGCTGACCAGCATCCTGACCTACCACGTGGTGCCCGGCCAGGCCGCACCCGACCAGGTGCCCGGCGAGCACGCCACGGTGCAGGGCGCGACACTGAACGTGACCGGCGAGGGCGAGGGCCTCATGGTCAACGACGCCCGCCTGGTGTGCGGCGGCGTGCAGACCGCCAACGCCACGGTGTACATGATCGACACGGTGCTGATGCCGCCGGCCAACTGA
- a CDS encoding GNAT family N-acetyltransferase has protein sequence MSAPPLFRLVDERRVSVVRDARDLAAVRRVLDEDPVASCMVASRVAEHGIEPAAIGGELWTRRRASESLCFAGANLIPLRGGPGDLNAFADKAMSTARRCSSLVGRSELVLPMWQRLEPVWGPARDVRAHQPLMVLDTAPASALDPAVRPVRMEELDAYLVAAIDMFIGEVGIDPRTGDGGRGYRRRVAGLIAAGRAWARFERGQVVFKAEVGSQSPAVGQIQGVWVHPDYRGRGLGTAGTATLAAAIVAGGRIASLYVNSFNTVARATYARVGFTEVASFATVLLD, from the coding sequence ATGTCGGCTCCCCCGCTTTTTCGCCTCGTTGATGAGCGAAGGGTCTCGGTGGTACGCGACGCCCGGGACCTCGCGGCGGTGCGGCGGGTGCTCGACGAAGATCCCGTGGCGTCCTGCATGGTCGCGTCCCGGGTGGCCGAACACGGAATCGAGCCGGCCGCCATCGGCGGCGAACTGTGGACGCGCCGCCGAGCCTCGGAGTCCCTGTGCTTTGCTGGCGCCAACCTGATCCCCCTGCGGGGTGGCCCGGGTGACCTGAATGCGTTCGCCGACAAGGCAATGAGTACGGCACGGCGCTGTTCCTCGCTGGTGGGCCGGTCCGAGCTGGTGCTGCCGATGTGGCAGCGGCTGGAACCGGTCTGGGGGCCGGCCCGCGATGTGCGCGCACATCAACCGCTGATGGTGCTCGACACCGCGCCGGCCAGCGCCCTGGACCCCGCGGTGCGACCGGTGCGCATGGAGGAACTCGACGCCTACCTCGTCGCCGCCATCGACATGTTCATCGGCGAGGTCGGCATCGACCCGCGCACCGGCGACGGAGGTCGCGGATACCGGCGACGGGTCGCCGGACTGATCGCTGCCGGCCGCGCCTGGGCCCGCTTCGAGCGCGGACAGGTGGTGTTCAAAGCGGAGGTCGGCTCACAGTCGCCGGCCGTCGGTCAGATCCAGGGCGTGTGGGTGCACCCCGACTACCGGGGCCGCGGTCTGGGCACCGCGGGCACCGCCACGTTGGCCGCGGCGATCGTGGCCGGCGGCCGCATCGCGAGCCTGTACGTCAACAGCTTCAACACCGTGGCCCGCGCCACCTACGCGCGGGTGGGGTTCACCGAGGTCGCGTCGTTCGCCACCGTGCTGCTCGACTGA
- a CDS encoding cryptochrome/photolyase family protein: MPTVLWFRRDLRLADHPALLAAADGDGDVLACYVLDRRLVASAGARRLQYLYAALTELRAGLDGRLLIVEGDPGSEIPRIADAVGASSVHMSEEFTPFATRRDAQVREALGDVELVATGSPYLVAPGRVRKADGTAFKVFTPYFAAWRDHGWRPPAESSARSANWIDPAEVPGLRGVTSLPDMGADLDVPAGEAAARRQWQQFTRDGLKSYDERRNRPDVPGTSRMSAHLKFGSIHPRTLAADLGRGKGAQAYLRELAFRDFYASVLHEWPDSAWWNFNEAFNAIEVDQGRDAEQAFEAWKTGRTGFPIVDAGMRQLAATGFLHNRVRMVVASFLVKDLHLPWQWGARWFLEQLADGDLANNQHGWQWVAGSGTDAAPYFRVFNPALQGAKFDPSGAYVRRWVDELAGLPDDVDVHRLGADRPADYPEPIVDHKQERAEALRRYNALR; encoded by the coding sequence ATGCCCACCGTGTTGTGGTTCCGCCGCGATCTGCGGCTCGCCGATCATCCCGCCCTGCTGGCCGCCGCGGACGGCGACGGCGACGTCCTGGCCTGCTACGTGCTCGATCGTCGGCTTGTCGCCTCGGCCGGGGCGCGGCGGCTGCAGTACCTCTATGCGGCGCTGACCGAGCTTCGCGCCGGTCTCGACGGCCGGCTGCTCATCGTCGAGGGCGACCCCGGCAGCGAGATTCCTCGCATCGCCGATGCGGTCGGCGCGTCGTCGGTGCACATGTCCGAGGAGTTCACCCCGTTCGCGACGCGCCGCGATGCCCAGGTGCGCGAGGCGTTGGGCGACGTGGAATTGGTGGCCACCGGCTCGCCGTACCTGGTGGCACCGGGGCGGGTCCGCAAGGCTGACGGGACTGCGTTCAAAGTGTTCACGCCGTACTTCGCGGCGTGGCGGGACCATGGGTGGCGTCCTCCGGCGGAGTCCTCGGCAAGGTCGGCCAACTGGATCGACCCGGCCGAGGTGCCGGGTCTGCGCGGGGTCACCAGCCTGCCCGACATGGGGGCCGACCTCGACGTGCCCGCCGGTGAAGCCGCCGCCCGCCGGCAGTGGCAGCAGTTCACCCGCGACGGCCTGAAGTCCTACGACGAGCGACGCAACCGGCCCGACGTGCCGGGAACCAGCCGGATGTCGGCGCATCTGAAGTTCGGCAGCATCCATCCCCGCACGTTGGCCGCGGACCTCGGCCGCGGCAAAGGCGCGCAGGCTTACCTGCGCGAGCTGGCATTCCGTGACTTCTACGCGTCGGTGCTGCACGAGTGGCCGGATAGCGCGTGGTGGAACTTCAACGAGGCCTTCAATGCCATCGAGGTCGATCAGGGCCGCGACGCGGAGCAGGCGTTCGAGGCCTGGAAAACGGGCCGGACCGGCTTCCCGATCGTCGACGCGGGGATGCGTCAGCTGGCGGCGACGGGTTTCCTGCACAACCGGGTGCGCATGGTCGTGGCGTCGTTTCTGGTCAAGGATCTGCACCTGCCGTGGCAGTGGGGCGCGCGCTGGTTCCTCGAGCAGCTCGCCGACGGGGATCTGGCGAACAACCAGCACGGTTGGCAGTGGGTGGCCGGTAGCGGCACCGATGCGGCGCCGTACTTCCGGGTGTTCAATCCTGCCTTGCAGGGGGCCAAATTCGATCCGTCGGGCGCCTATGTCCGGCGCTGGGTCGACGAGCTCGCCGGGTTGCCCGACGACGTCGACGTGCACCGGCTCGGCGCCGACCGCCCGGCCGACTATCCGGAGCCGATCGTCGACCACAAACAGGAACGGGCCGAGGCGCTGCGCCGCTACAACGCGCTGCGCTGA
- the ispG gene encoding flavodoxin-dependent (E)-4-hydroxy-3-methylbut-2-enyl-diphosphate synthase, whose amino-acid sequence MTSIGLGMPPAPPPVLAPRRKTRQLMVRDVGVGSDHPISVQSMCTTKTHDINATLQQIAELTASGCDIVRVACPRQEDADALPVIAQKSKIPVIADIHFQPKYIFAAIEAGCAAVRVNPGNIKEFDGRVKEVAKAAGDAGIPIRIGVNAGSLDKRFLEKYGKATPEALVESALWEASLFEEHGFGDIKISVKHNDPVVMVAAYEQLAAQCDYPLHLGVTEAGPAFQGTIKSAVAFGALLSKGIGDTIRVSLSAPPAEEVKVGNQILESLNLRPRGLEIVSCPSCGRAQVDVYTLANEVTAGLEGMDVPLRVAVMGCVVNGPGEAREADLGVASGNGKGQIFVKGEVIKTVPEAQIVETLIEEALRLAEEMGVEPSGQDAPGSPIVTVS is encoded by the coding sequence ATGACTTCCATCGGACTGGGGATGCCGCCGGCGCCACCGCCGGTGCTGGCTCCCCGCCGCAAGACCCGCCAGTTGATGGTGCGCGACGTCGGCGTCGGCAGTGATCACCCGATCTCGGTGCAGTCGATGTGCACCACCAAGACCCACGACATCAACGCCACGCTGCAGCAGATCGCCGAGCTGACCGCGTCTGGTTGCGACATCGTGCGGGTGGCCTGCCCGCGCCAGGAAGACGCCGACGCCCTACCGGTGATCGCCCAGAAGTCGAAGATCCCGGTGATCGCCGACATCCACTTCCAGCCCAAGTACATCTTCGCCGCGATCGAGGCCGGATGCGCGGCCGTACGTGTCAACCCGGGCAACATCAAGGAGTTCGACGGCCGGGTCAAGGAGGTGGCCAAGGCCGCCGGAGACGCCGGTATCCCCATCCGCATCGGGGTCAACGCCGGCTCGCTGGACAAGCGCTTCCTGGAGAAGTACGGCAAGGCCACCCCGGAGGCGCTGGTGGAGTCCGCGTTGTGGGAAGCCTCGCTGTTCGAGGAACACGGTTTCGGGGACATCAAGATCAGTGTCAAGCACAATGATCCGGTCGTCATGGTCGCGGCCTACGAACAACTCGCCGCGCAGTGCGACTACCCGCTGCACCTCGGAGTCACCGAGGCCGGGCCGGCGTTCCAGGGCACGATCAAGTCTGCCGTCGCATTCGGCGCGCTGCTCAGTAAGGGCATCGGTGACACCATCCGGGTGTCGCTGTCGGCGCCGCCCGCCGAAGAGGTGAAGGTGGGCAACCAGATCCTGGAGTCGCTGAACCTGCGGCCGCGCGGGCTGGAGATCGTGTCGTGCCCGTCGTGTGGCCGCGCCCAGGTCGACGTGTACACACTGGCCAACGAGGTGACCGCCGGGCTCGAGGGAATGGACGTCCCGCTGCGGGTCGCGGTGATGGGGTGCGTGGTCAACGGACCCGGCGAGGCCCGGGAGGCCGACCTCGGGGTGGCGTCCGGAAACGGCAAGGGGCAGATCTTCGTCAAAGGCGAGGTCATCAAGACCGTCCCGGAGGCGCAGATCGTCGAGACGCTGATCGAAGAGGCGCTGCGACTGGCCGAGGAAATGGGCGTGGAACCCAGTGGACAGGATGCGCCCGGTTCGCCGATCGTCACCGTAAGCTGA
- a CDS encoding fasciclin domain-containing protein, producing MSVNGKALAGAGFAAAAAIGLALGTATTAGAAPVGPGCAAYVAQVPEGPGSVQGMAASPLTVAASNNPLLTTLTQAVSGQLNPQVNLVDTLNGAEFTVFAPTDEAFAKLDPATIETLKTDAPLLTNILTYHVVPGQADPSAVVGTHTTVQGADVTVTGHGDQLMVNDASVVCGGVQTANATVYLIDSVLMPPA from the coding sequence ATGTCTGTCAACGGAAAAGCTTTGGCGGGAGCCGGATTTGCGGCGGCAGCCGCCATCGGCTTGGCCCTGGGCACAGCCACCACAGCCGGCGCCGCCCCCGTCGGACCCGGGTGCGCCGCCTATGTCGCACAGGTGCCCGAAGGCCCCGGCTCGGTGCAGGGCATGGCTGCGTCGCCGCTCACGGTGGCCGCGTCGAACAACCCGCTGCTGACCACGCTCACCCAGGCGGTGTCCGGCCAGCTCAACCCCCAGGTGAACCTGGTCGACACGCTCAACGGTGCCGAGTTCACCGTGTTCGCGCCCACCGACGAGGCGTTCGCCAAGCTCGACCCGGCCACGATCGAAACGCTCAAGACCGACGCGCCGCTGTTGACGAATATCCTCACCTACCACGTGGTTCCGGGGCAGGCCGACCCGTCGGCAGTGGTCGGCACGCACACCACCGTCCAGGGCGCCGACGTGACCGTGACCGGTCACGGCGACCAGCTGATGGTCAACGACGCATCGGTGGTGTGCGGCGGGGTTCAGACCGCCAACGCCACGGTCTATTTGATCGACTCGGTACTGATGCCACCCGCCTGA
- a CDS encoding GNAT family N-acetyltransferase: MTDDARAERRLIADTLVAALERRHEVLDAVVASEDYDAAIEALADLLDAPPPAAEAVLRLSFHRLTRVARRRIAAELENLADDEPAVSISAPTPGPARRLQLRPFHPDTDRDVFAARTADVRSAGDGTAKPAGELDDEIRDAVARVAAEEAAWFIAEVGATKVGMVFGELSDGEIDVRIWIHPAHRKQGYGTAALRASRSELAAYFPAVPLVVRAPAAGG; the protein is encoded by the coding sequence ATGACCGACGACGCGCGTGCCGAACGCCGACTGATCGCCGACACGCTTGTCGCCGCGCTGGAGCGTCGCCACGAGGTCCTCGATGCCGTCGTCGCCTCCGAGGACTACGACGCGGCCATCGAGGCGCTGGCTGACCTGCTCGATGCCCCGCCCCCGGCAGCAGAGGCCGTGTTGCGGCTGTCATTCCACCGGCTGACCCGGGTGGCGCGCCGTCGCATCGCCGCCGAACTGGAGAACCTCGCCGACGACGAGCCTGCGGTGTCGATCAGCGCACCGACGCCGGGCCCCGCCCGCCGGTTGCAGCTGCGGCCGTTCCATCCCGACACCGACCGCGACGTGTTCGCCGCCCGCACCGCCGACGTGCGATCTGCCGGCGACGGCACCGCCAAGCCTGCGGGCGAGCTGGACGACGAGATCCGCGACGCGGTGGCCCGGGTCGCCGCCGAGGAGGCGGCGTGGTTCATCGCCGAGGTCGGCGCCACCAAGGTCGGCATGGTCTTCGGCGAACTGTCCGACGGTGAGATCGACGTACGGATCTGGATCCATCCTGCCCACCGCAAGCAGGGCTACGGCACCGCCGCGCTGCGCGCGTCCCGCTCGGAGCTGGCCGCATACTTCCCCGCGGTACCGCTGGTCGTGCGCGCGCCGGCCGCCGGCGGCTGA
- a CDS encoding penicillin-binding transpeptidase domain-containing protein: MATRVSSVSAIAAIVALVVTLAGCTPRPDGPEPVAEEFFAALATGDTGAAAQLADRPDPARAALNEAWAGLQATGLDAQILSSKYAEDTGTINYRYTWHLPRNRSWTYDGALNMVRVGGRWEVRWSATGLHPRLGENQTFELRAQTPPRAAVHERTGTNVLVPGFRYHFALDARDAGAQLMPTARVVADVLRPFTDVLDPQLLAEQASSSDGALSLITLRQADHDAVVGALAPLPGVVITPQPDLVPTDEEFAPAVINDVKSSVADQLDGEPGWRVVTVNQNGVDVDVLHEVAGQPAPSVRITLDRSVQNAAQNAVDTTGKQAMIVVLKPSTGEILAVAQNAAADRDGPVATMGLYPPGSTFKIVTAAAAMERDMATPNTLLGCPGRMDIGHRTVPNYGGFDLGTVPMSRAFASSCNTTFAELASRMPPRGLTQAASQYGIGPDYKVAGLRTVTGSVPPTVNLTERTEDGFGQGKVVASPFGMALAAATVAAGRTPVPRLIEGRETEVSGTAEPSPEVVEGLRPMMRLVVTNGTAEDLQGAGDVRGKTGEAEFAGGSHSWFTGYRGDMAFSALIVGGGSSEYAVRMLKGMLDALPPDYQA; this comes from the coding sequence ATGGCAACACGAGTCTCATCCGTATCAGCAATCGCAGCAATCGTGGCGCTGGTCGTCACGCTGGCCGGGTGCACGCCACGCCCCGACGGCCCCGAGCCGGTGGCCGAGGAGTTCTTCGCCGCGCTGGCCACTGGTGACACGGGGGCTGCCGCCCAGCTCGCCGACCGGCCCGACCCGGCCAGAGCGGCGCTGAACGAAGCCTGGGCGGGGCTGCAGGCAACCGGGCTCGACGCCCAGATCCTGAGCTCGAAGTACGCCGAAGACACCGGCACCATCAACTACCGGTACACCTGGCATCTGCCCAGGAACCGGAGCTGGACCTATGACGGTGCGCTGAACATGGTGCGCGTCGGCGGCCGGTGGGAGGTGCGCTGGAGCGCGACCGGCCTGCATCCGCGGCTCGGGGAGAACCAGACCTTCGAGCTGCGCGCCCAGACCCCGCCGCGAGCCGCGGTGCACGAGCGCACCGGCACCAACGTGCTGGTTCCCGGGTTCCGCTACCACTTCGCCCTCGACGCCAGGGACGCCGGCGCGCAGCTGATGCCCACCGCGCGCGTCGTCGCCGACGTCCTGCGTCCTTTCACCGACGTGCTGGATCCGCAGCTCCTCGCCGAACAGGCCAGCTCGTCGGACGGCGCGCTCAGCCTCATCACGCTGCGCCAAGCCGACCATGATGCGGTCGTCGGCGCGCTGGCACCGCTGCCCGGCGTGGTGATCACCCCGCAACCGGACCTGGTGCCCACCGACGAGGAGTTCGCACCCGCGGTGATCAACGACGTCAAGAGCAGCGTGGCCGATCAGCTCGACGGCGAGCCCGGGTGGCGCGTGGTCACGGTCAACCAGAACGGGGTCGACGTCGACGTGCTGCACGAGGTGGCCGGCCAGCCGGCGCCGTCGGTGCGCATCACGCTGGACCGGTCGGTGCAGAACGCTGCCCAGAACGCCGTCGACACCACCGGAAAACAGGCCATGATCGTGGTGCTCAAACCGTCGACCGGCGAGATCCTGGCCGTGGCGCAGAACGCCGCGGCCGACCGGGACGGGCCGGTGGCGACCATGGGGCTCTACCCACCCGGGTCGACGTTCAAGATCGTCACCGCCGCGGCCGCGATGGAACGCGACATGGCCACGCCGAACACCCTGCTGGGCTGCCCGGGCCGGATGGACATCGGGCACCGTACGGTGCCCAACTACGGCGGCTTCGACCTCGGCACGGTTCCGATGTCGCGGGCGTTCGCGAGTTCCTGCAACACCACGTTCGCCGAGCTGGCCAGCCGGATGCCGCCGCGCGGGCTGACCCAGGCGGCTTCGCAGTACGGCATCGGGCCCGACTACAAGGTCGCCGGTCTGCGGACCGTGACCGGGTCGGTGCCGCCGACGGTGAATCTGACCGAACGCACCGAGGACGGTTTCGGTCAGGGCAAGGTGGTGGCCAGTCCGTTCGGGATGGCGCTGGCCGCGGCGACCGTCGCCGCCGGACGCACCCCGGTGCCGCGTCTGATCGAGGGGCGGGAGACGGAGGTCTCCGGCACGGCAGAACCCAGCCCCGAGGTGGTCGAGGGGCTGCGGCCGATGATGCGGTTGGTGGTGACCAACGGCACCGCCGAGGATCTGCAGGGCGCGGGGGATGTGCGCGGCAAGACCGGTGAGGCCGAGTT
- a CDS encoding TIGR03619 family F420-dependent LLM class oxidoreductase — protein sequence MRFWSGTAFMKTTEAVAVARMLDEAGYDGMVTSDHMIYPRHLQSTYPDSGSGTPPWPPETPWPDAWVLTGAMAAVTTRLRFSNAVYIAPARPLLEVAKQVATAAVLSEGRVSLAVGVGWMREEYALMGQDFRTRGSRLDEMIPALRALWRGGWVSWHGRHYDVPEMMIEPHPPSPVPILAGGESEAALRRAAGLCDGWVGYAYRWDEAVGYARRLTELRREFGREHEHFEILLALLEPPTPELYLRARDAGITAVMCAPWMGAESRSGGGDGGVERFRGPIERFAETVIAKVRA from the coding sequence GTGCGATTCTGGTCAGGGACTGCGTTCATGAAGACCACCGAGGCCGTCGCGGTGGCCCGGATGCTCGACGAGGCGGGCTACGACGGGATGGTGACGTCGGACCACATGATCTATCCGCGCCACCTGCAGTCGACCTACCCCGATTCCGGCAGCGGGACCCCGCCGTGGCCGCCGGAGACGCCGTGGCCGGACGCATGGGTGCTCACCGGGGCGATGGCGGCGGTCACCACACGCCTGCGCTTCTCCAACGCGGTCTACATCGCTCCCGCGCGTCCGCTGCTGGAGGTCGCCAAACAGGTCGCCACCGCCGCGGTGCTCTCTGAGGGACGGGTCTCGCTCGCCGTCGGGGTCGGCTGGATGCGCGAGGAGTACGCGCTGATGGGGCAGGACTTCCGCACCCGGGGCAGCCGCCTCGACGAGATGATCCCGGCGCTGCGGGCGCTGTGGCGCGGGGGGTGGGTGTCATGGCATGGCCGTCACTACGACGTGCCCGAGATGATGATCGAACCGCACCCGCCGTCACCGGTGCCGATTCTGGCCGGCGGCGAGTCCGAGGCCGCGCTGCGCAGAGCCGCCGGCCTGTGCGACGGGTGGGTCGGTTACGCCTACCGGTGGGACGAAGCCGTCGGTTATGCGCGTCGGCTGACCGAGCTCCGGCGCGAATTCGGGCGTGAGCACGAGCACTTCGAGATTCTGCTCGCCCTGCTGGAGCCGCCGACGCCCGAACTCTATCTGCGTGCGCGGGACGCGGGGATCACCGCGGTGATGTGCGCCCCGTGGATGGGCGCCGAATCGCGGTCCGGGGGCGGCGACGGCGGGGTGGAACGTTTCCGGGGACCGATCGAGCGGTTCGCCGAGACGGTCATCGCCAAAGTCCGGGCTTGA